One Halobaculum roseum DNA segment encodes these proteins:
- a CDS encoding OB-fold nucleic acid binding domain-containing protein — MERNRVFDEKDSAVSSGNQDIADESPELQATVELRTQAKVDSEAIEKVADTDELDHPYGMTLEAEEKWEAREAEKERTRERRRTQSSLREQGSRVSAGRRATQSQRAFRERAASVDPAFDPTTDPREELERDQVAAVNEQAERIASEVRESGTRAAVSRRLAEQVHRGKSVLSASVAVTEAERRRPGTVVPIDELEAVSRTEVSIAGRVEELWDPSHPSIAQVGLVADDTGKTRVTVWKKSNAPRMDEGERVRIRGAARNWYEGRVSLAVTRSTSIHFPERGRWWE; from the coding sequence GTGGAACGTAATCGTGTCTTCGATGAAAAGGATTCGGCAGTATCGAGCGGGAATCAGGACATCGCGGACGAGAGCCCGGAGCTGCAGGCGACGGTCGAGTTGCGGACGCAGGCGAAAGTCGATTCGGAGGCGATCGAGAAGGTCGCCGACACGGACGAGCTGGATCACCCGTACGGGATGACGCTGGAAGCCGAGGAGAAGTGGGAGGCCCGGGAGGCCGAGAAGGAGCGGACGCGCGAGCGACGGCGGACGCAGTCGTCGCTGCGCGAGCAGGGCAGTCGGGTGAGCGCGGGCCGGCGGGCGACACAGAGCCAGCGCGCGTTTCGCGAGCGGGCGGCGAGCGTGGATCCGGCGTTCGACCCGACGACGGACCCCCGGGAGGAACTGGAGCGTGACCAGGTGGCGGCGGTAAACGAGCAAGCCGAGCGGATCGCGAGCGAGGTGCGCGAGAGCGGGACGCGAGCGGCCGTGAGTCGGCGGCTGGCCGAGCAGGTGCACCGCGGGAAGAGCGTCCTGAGCGCGAGCGTGGCCGTAACCGAGGCCGAGCGGCGCCGGCCCGGGACGGTCGTCCCCATCGACGAGTTGGAGGCGGTTTCGCGCACGGAGGTGAGCATCGCGGGTCGCGTCGAGGAACTGTGGGATCCCTCCCATCCGAGCATCGCGCAGGTCGGGCTCGTCGCGGACGACACGGGAAAGACCCGTGTGACGGTGTGGAAGAAATCGAACGCCCCCCGGATGGACGAGGGCGAACGGGTTCGGATCCGCGGTGCGGCCCGGAACTGGTACGAGGGGCGCGTCTCGCTGGCCGTGACCCGGTCGACATCGATCCACTTCCCCGAGCGCGGTCGCTGGTGGGAGTAG
- a CDS encoding IS6 family transposase — protein MLEIARLDGGSDCFELDFVEREATPEPAMKLGIRLHLAGLSLSDTVSILDRLGVDRCRTTVHNWVQKADLQPLDGANPDHVAVDETVIQLNDQRFWLYAAVDPDTNRLLHVKLSPTRNQAITEMFLAELRDKHLVDDALFLVDSAPWLQAALHRHGLDYRYEKHGNRNAVERVFRELKRRTNQFSNCFSHAEADTVENWLQAFAFAWNQLI, from the coding sequence ATGCTCGAAATCGCCCGCCTCGACGGAGGTAGCGATTGCTTCGAGTTAGATTTTGTGGAGCGAGAGGCGACACCCGAGCCGGCGATGAAGCTCGGTATCCGACTCCATTTGGCTGGACTATCACTTTCGGATACCGTTTCAATTCTCGATAGGTTGGGTGTCGACCGCTGTCGAACGACCGTTCACAACTGGGTTCAGAAGGCCGATCTACAGCCCCTCGATGGCGCCAATCCGGATCACGTCGCGGTTGACGAGACCGTGATCCAGCTCAACGACCAACGGTTCTGGCTGTACGCTGCCGTCGATCCCGACACGAATCGTTTGTTGCACGTGAAGCTCTCTCCGACGAGAAATCAAGCGATTACCGAGATGTTTCTTGCGGAACTCCGCGACAAACATCTCGTCGATGACGCGCTCTTTCTCGTCGATTCCGCACCGTGGCTGCAAGCGGCACTTCACCGACACGGCCTCGATTACAGATACGAAAAACATGGTAATCGGAATGCCGTTGAACGTGTCTTCAGAGAACTAAAACGACGAACTAACCAGTTCTCAAACTGTTTTAGCCACGCCGAAGCAGACACCGTCGAAAATTGGCTTCAAGCGTTCGCCTTCGCATGGAACCAGCTTATCTGA
- a CDS encoding sigma factor-like helix-turn-helix DNA-binding protein, whose product MIDGTALGGFPEYLAKQEAVLIGTVENEQLESDVAYYLHARGELALGEYDRSEERFIPKRTVESDSSIMSDTVQALLESGVEVTLSPIGEALNDAARLSGDDVLGKKQAHVYALREIYGFSRGEAATVLNISPSTVDSQLYSARDRKNSAESFVDTLDEIVSEMN is encoded by the coding sequence ATGATCGACGGGACCGCCCTCGGTGGGTTCCCGGAGTACCTCGCGAAACAGGAGGCCGTCCTGATCGGAACCGTCGAGAACGAGCAACTGGAGAGCGATGTCGCGTACTACCTCCACGCACGCGGCGAGCTCGCGCTCGGGGAGTACGACCGATCCGAGGAGCGGTTCATCCCGAAACGGACGGTCGAGTCGGATTCGAGTATCATGAGCGACACCGTCCAGGCGCTCCTCGAGTCGGGAGTGGAGGTCACCCTCTCACCGATCGGCGAGGCCCTCAACGACGCCGCCCGGCTGTCGGGGGACGACGTCCTCGGGAAGAAACAGGCCCACGTGTATGCCCTGCGTGAGATCTATGGGTTCAGCCGTGGGGAGGCGGCAACCGTCCTCAACATCAGCCCGAGTACCGTCGATTCACAGCTGTACAGCGCCCGCGACCGGAAGAACTCCGCCGAGTCGTTCGTCGATACGCTCGATGAGATCGTCTCCGAAATGAACTAA